The DNA region TTATGAGATTCCCGCATTCGCGGGAATGACAAACACAAAACTTATTCAGTAGTTACATAGTCATAAATCGTCTTAGAAATGTTGGCGAGTTGATCTGTTCCCTTATCAAAATCCTTTAAATTTTTGGAAAGTAAGACTAAAACATAAGAACTTCCGTCAGGTAAAAATATAATCCCCGCATCGTGATGAACACCAGTTATGGAACCCGTTTTATGAGCTACATCTACGTTAGATGGTAAATACTTTGGAATTAAATCCTTAAATTCTTGATCCATTAAAATAGAAATCATGGCCTCACAGTCTTTTTGTTTGCCAGCATTGTAGTTGGCGATAGCTTCCATAATGACCATTAAATCCCTGGCCGTGGTGGAGTTTGACAGTCCTTTTTCATAGGCTTTTATATCTTCAACACCGCGGAGCACTTCTATATTTTTTGCTCCTAGATCTCGCATGGTAGCGGTTGTTTTTTTTGCATCGACCAATTCTATTAATACATTGGTAGCGAGATTACTACTAACCGTTATCATACTGTATATTAAATCGTTAATGGCCACTTTTGTATCAATTTGCTTGTAAATAATATCATCACTATCATCAGCAATATCCATTTTATACAAGCTACTGTCCACTATACTTTTAAATTCATTTTTTAAGAGAATAGAATCGTTTAGATTTAATTTACCTTCAGAAGCCTGTTTAAAAAGTTCAATCATTACCGGAACTTTCATAGTGCTTGCCGCATGGAATTTTTCATCAACATTGATTAGTAAGCTGTCTTTGGGTTCGGACAAACTATAAAATGCAACGGCAACCGTTCCGTCAATGGAATCCATTTGAGCCTGAATGGTTTTTTCCAATGTTTCTGTTTTAGATATTTTTTCTTGACAAGAGAAAATAGAAAATAAAAAGAAGGCTATTGCGATTAAAAAAGTAAGTCTGAAATGATGCATAATCTGCGATTTGTTTAGTTATTTTTATTCTTCTAGCCAATTGTTTTTGGTTAACCATTCTGTAATGAATTCTGTAAATCCATTAACATTTCTAGGCGTATTACAAAGAATAATAAATGTGATGTCTTTTTCAGGAATGGTTACATAGTTGCTTAAAAATCCACCTTGACTACCTGTGTGCCCAACAGTTTTTAAGCCGTCAGAAGTTTTATCAATAAACCAAGACCAACCAATAAATGGGGGAGTGATATCTTGCCAATCGTCCCAAGCTTTTATGGTTCTAGAATCTTTTAGCGTTGTATCAGAAATAAATTTATGTTGCTGTAAAGCAATTTCGTATTTAGCTAATTCATTTACAGAACTCCAAACTCCGCCATTACCTGCAGCTGCAAATGTAGGTACCTCACCATAATCTTGTTCTTTCCATTTTCCGTCAGTGTTTATATAACCGTGAGATACTCCAGTTTTAGGATGTGGTCCATCTGTAATAGTACTCGTTTCCATACCTGAAGGTTTAAAAATGTTATCCTTAACATATTGTTGCCATTTCATTCCAGATACTTGTTCAACAATCAAGGCTAATCCATTATAGGCAGGGTTTGAATATTCGAAACGTGTACCCGATTCAAAATTTAGGTTTTGAGCTTGCGTTGTTGGATACCAATTTTCAGCATCTTTGACAGTTAAATAAAAAGTGGATTCCGTTCTGGTTTTTCTATTATCTTTTAGGCCAGAAGTATGTGCTAATAAATGTTTGATTTTGACTTTTTCAGCAATCACTTTATTTTTAAAATCAGGAAAGTATTTGTCCATATTGTCGTCAACAGAAAGTTTACCTTCTTCTTGTAAAATTAGTATAGCATTTGAAACAAAGGTTTTCGAAATAGAACCCACATTGAATAGGGTATTGGCATCAATTTTAGTTTTCAGATCTAAATCGGCAATTCCATATCCTTTACTAAAAGCAATACTATCACCTTTCATAATTAGGATAGCTCCTCCGGGTTCATCTATTGGCATTTCACTTGAAAAATAGGTATCCAATTGCTTGACGTCTGTTGTATTTATTGTTTTGGTTTCTTTTTCTGTTTTTTTACAACTTAAGAGGATTATGATAATTGACAGAAAAATTTTTATGTTATTCATGCGGTTTAGTTTTTATTAAAAGCTATTTGACTAAACGAGTTCTCGATACACCACGCAAAAAAAGCGTGGCACTCGAACTGACATCAGTTTTTATTCTTTAAACCCTGGTCCATGTACCACTTTTCCAGGCTTTGCACCAGTATGTTCTCCATCATTTAGTACTAGTGTTCCGTTTACAAGAACATGTACCATTCCACTCGCATACTGATGTGGTTTTTCAAACGTAGCGTGGTCTTGTACCTTGTCAAAATCGAATATGGCGATATCCGCATAATTACCCACTTTTAATTGTCCTCGCTTTTTTATTTTAAGATTAGATGCAGGTAAAGAAGCCATTTTTCTAACGGCTTCTTCCAGCGAAATCAGTTTTTCATCCCGTGTATATTTTCCGATAACTCGAGCAAAATTTCCATACGCACGCGGATGCGTACTATAGTTAAGAAAATCGCCTTCGGTGGCGTAAGACCCAGCATCCGAACCAAAGCTCATCCAAGGCAGGGCAATTTGTTTTCTTACGTTTTCTTCTGACATCATAAAATACACCGTGCTCACATCACTACCGTTTTGTACCACTAGATCCATAGCGGTTTCCTCGGGCGTAGTATTTCGCATTTTGGCAACTTCAGCCAAAGTTTTCCCTGTTAGGTATCGCAAACTGTCATTTTCAAAACCTACTAATATCATTTTATCGGCAGAACCTGCAGCTTGCATTAAACTTTCCCATTCTATGGCAGGCTTACGCATATCCTCCAATACTTTTTTTCTGATGTTGGGGTCTTGCAGACGTTCTGCCCATTTGGCATAACCACCTTCCTGAACCCACGGCGGCATTGAAGCATCCAAACCTGTAGAACCCGCAATATAGCTATACATATTGGTGGTAACGGTCAATCCCGCTTTACGGGCAGAATCTATTTTTGCTACAACAGCATCAAATTTATGCCAATTGTCTTTTCCACTCATTTTAAGATGGTAAATTTCTGCTCTGATATCCGCTTCTTTGGCAATTCGTAATAATTCATTTATGCTTTCCAATAATTTATTGCCTTCGCTACGCATATGCGAAATATAGAGTCCGTCATATTGAGCGGCCACTTTTGAAATTTCAATAAGTTCTTCGGTAGAAGAATAGAAAGCGGGAGCATAAATTAACGAAGAACCAATACCCATAGCACCTTCTTCCATGGCTTGTTTAACCATCATTTTCATGGAATCGAGCTCTACTTCAGTTGGGGCTCTGTCATCATAACCCACGGTATTTATTCTCAGAGTTGTTGCCCCAACAAACGAAGCTATATTGGGAGAAACACCTTTTTTGACCATTTCGTTGAGCTTCTCGTTTAATGAAACCCATGTTGCGGTATTGTTAATGGTATCAATTTTTTTTTGTGGCCCTATGGAGGAGCCTTCCCCAAAAACCTCTAAGGTAACCCCTTGTTTAATGTCGCCCATGGAGCGACCATCTTTATCCAAAGCCGATGCTGCCCAGCTTAGCATATTGATAAATCCAGGAGCAACGGTCAATCCTGTTGCATCAATTTCTTTTTTACCTGTTTTACCACTTAGATTACCAATGGCAGCAATGGTATCAGAGTTAATAGCGATATCACCAATTATCGATTTATTTCCAGAACCGTCAATGAGTTGTCCGTTTTTTATGAGAATATCAAAATCGGGTTCTTTCGCACAGTTAATAATTAACAAGGAACAAAAGATGAGAAGAATTGATTTAAAATTTTTCACGGAAAGCGGTTAAGGCAAATGATTAATTTTAACGAAGTTACGATTATTTTTGAAATAGAATGTTAACTGAAAAAATCAGTATCATGCACCAAGTAATGGTAAATGTTTTACCTTATGATAGGTTAGTGTTATAGCAATGCACTGTTTTAATTCCTCTACAGGAATTTTTTCATTCAATTGAAAAACAATAGCTCGTTTACCTTCAAATTGAAATGTATCACTAAAAATCACTTTAAAAGTCTCAACAAGTCTGCTCGTACATTTAAAATACATAGCGTATTGATTTGGAGTTTTTGCTTTCCAATCCATTCTTAAAGTGCTACCATTTTTTGTAAGATAACTTGGCTCGCCCCATTTCAGAGTTTCTTCTATCGCCTCAAGCCCGTCAATTTCAGTAGCCGTTTCTAAAACTAATGCCCTTAGTTGAAACATTTGTTTTTGCACAGATTTAGGATAGTTATCAAAAACAACTGCGACTTTAGGATCATTTATTAATTCCATAATTCTTCTCCTGAGATTACTTTATAAAAATAGTAAATTGGCTTTAATAAAAAAATAAGGCCGTCTTTTTTAGACGACCTTATTACGAATACTATGAATTGAGTAAAACTATCTTATCTGCCCTCGCATTAAACCAGAAGCATGGTCTGTTGAATGTATATTCACATAAAGAGGATCTTCTAATAATTTTGACATTTTGTTCTCATCTAAAGTAATAGTTTTAGTAACATCTAATTGACTGGCATCTGTTATTTCAAGGTTAATAAATACCTCACCATTTTCAGTAGCATCGCCCAAATGAATATGGCCGGCGGTAATAGCATCAGTAGCTTCTAAATCCGATACAGTTACTTTGTAATAAACCTCTTCACCCACTACCCTAAAAATAGCCATTCCGCTATCATTTCTGTCTGTTATTGCAGGTATTTCATTATCTGGCGATAATACTACATTAAAGGCATTGTTTACTTGTTTATCTAATTGTCCACGAACCAAACCAGCAGGACTATCAGCTGAATGTACATTTACATATACATCTCCTCCCAATAACGCAGCTACTTCTGTCTCGGTTAATTGTATGTTGCCAATTGCTTGATTTCCTTGAAAAGAAATGCTAGAACCATCTACCAAAGTAATTACTGGAGCACCAGTTGAAACAGGATCTCCGCTATGAATATGTGCAACGGTTAGATTATCGCTTCCGGCAAGGTCGTTTAGCGTGATTGAAAATTCAAGAGAGTTATCTTGGTATAATATCATTTTAAAAACTCCCGTTTCTTCCCGATTTTCGACCATAGGAATTTCATTTTCTGTATTTAAGTCAACACTTGCAGCTGCTTTAATCGTTGGCCCCGGATCTCCACCATCATTGAGACAACTAGTTGTAAACCCTAGTAAGATGGTACAAAATAATAATAAAAATGCTTTTTTCATTTGGATGAGTTTAAGTTTTGCCTACTTCAATTTTAAGTCTTTTTCGGCTTAGTTCCGACTTTACTAATGATGCTTTGTTTAATAAAAGGTTGTGCGAAAAACTGAATTATTTTTTCAGATTTGTATATAGTAAAAGAATAAGAAAAATTTTTATTGATATAATCCGATTTCTTTTTTGCTCAAATGCAATTCTATTTTTTCCATTATTATGCAATGGTCTTCGGGAATTTCAATTTCGTTAAATTTGTCATTAAAAATTTACTGAGAGTAATTGATGCATACTTATAAAACCACAATTATAAATTGATTTTACTGAACCAATATTATCTTTTTCGCAAGAACAAATTGGAGTTTTGCCTCTTTCAATAGCTGTATTTTTGGCTTTATTAAGCAAGTATGTGCCATAGCCATTCCTTCTGTAATCAGGAGATACCACCATACCTATATCTGCAAATTCAGATGCTGATAAATTTTTTCTTATCTCGCATGTTCCAATAATTGAACCGTCATTCTCAAAAGAAAATAGTTCTTTTTTCTCAATTAAATTTCCAATATAATCTGTTAACCATTCTGTTGGAGCTCCCATGCTATAATTGTAAAATGTAACAAGTCTTGCAATGTCTTTGTGTTCACATTCTTTTAATGTTCCTTTTTTTTCCAGTAAAGTTACTTCATGGTTATTTTTAAATAAAAAGGTGTTTATTTTAAAATCTTTAGTAAAATTTAATGCAAGCGATAAATAATTAGGGTTGTTTGTGCCTACAATTCCTGATTTAACCTCATGCTCATTAATATACTCTTTAAAGATGGTTTCTCTATCAGAGGAAAAGGTTGGAGTAATATAAAATTGAAGCAATTGGTTACTTTCATCAACTGCAGCATATCCAATTATTTTATCATCAAGTAAAATGTTATAGTGAGTTGCACTGTCTCTAAAAAAAGCCCACATTCCGTCCTGCGGACTTGTTAGTGTTGTTAACCATTCATTTTTTAGATTGGTTAGTGCATCGAAATTAGTTGTTTTAGTAAAACTGTAGTTTTGTTTCATTCTATATTTTTTGAGTTTAGCCATTGAACAGCTCGGTTTATTCCATTGTCTTTTTCGAATTCGATTTTAGGTTCAAACGCAATAGTTTCATCGACATCAACATACTGATCGTAAATATTACCTTCACGGTCTTTGTAATAACTAACAGAAATTGACATGGCTGTTAAACTGTCAATTTGTTTCCAATCAGTAGCAGTAACCTTACCCATAGTTTTGTTTCCAAAAAATCTGGTTTTTGGACGTTTTTTTAAAATCACAGCTAAAGCTTCCCCTGAACTTGCGGTATAAACACTTGTTAGAACTGCAATTTTTTGAATTTTGGTGGCTGTACATTTATTTTCTATAGCCACATTTTGTTCATCATAGTAGAAGTCTCCATTTTTAATTTTCCACACGGAACTCTCATCTTCTGTAACACCTTTTGTGCCTCCTACAATTCCATCTCCAATAATATCAGCTAAACCTTCAACCATAGGAAACATATTACCACCACCATTGAATCTTAAGTCTATAATCCATTTTTTTGCTCCTTTTTCAACTAATTTACAGACCGCATTTTGAATATCGTTTGACATTTTTTGATTGTCTCCCATCGGTAACCCAACAATTCTTACATAGCCTATACTATCTTTTATAATTTGACTTTTGAATTCATAAACTTTCGCCGTTTGAATTTCCGAGTAGATGTCCCAATCTATATTTTTTCTGTGTTCTTTCTTTTCTCCTGAATAGTATGATAGAAATTGATTATTATGAAAAACACGACCGTGGGTGTCATTCAATTTTTTAAGCATTAAATTTAAAGCAGGTTTTAATTGAGAAACGGAATCAGCATTTTTTGCTAATGAATATATTTCCTTTTTTAAAGAGTTCCAATCAACACTTTTTCTATGGAGAGAATTTTTTTCTGCGTGTTCAATTATTTTATCAAGAGTCAATTCAGTTTCAGATTTCTGTGCATAAAAAGTGAATGCATTAAAAATCAGAAAGAATATTAAAATGTATTTCCAAGGGTTTTTCATAATTACGGGTAGTTCTTGCATAGCGTTAGTTGCACGTTAAAGCATCTAAATTAACAAACAAAAACGAACCAGATAAAATTCCGCAGGAATTTTCCGAGTAGCTGAGAACCTAGCAATGAACAGTATACTTTATTAACACGGGTTTTATTTCTTTTCTTCTCGTAAAATTTTTTCCATTTTACGACCTTTTGCCAATTCATCAATCAGTTTTTCCATTTGTCTGCATTGTTTATACAATTCAAATTCATCTTCTATTTCTTCAATTCGATAGCCACAAACAACTCCTTTAATTAGGTGTGCATTAGGATGTATTTTTGCTTTCTCAAAAAACGTTCTAAATGTTACTTTCTCTTCGATAAGCGATTGTAATTTTTTTTCGTTAAAACCTGTAAACCATTCTATTACTTGATGGAACTCTTCTTTTGTTCTACCATGTTTTTCTAATCTATTCCAGTAAAGGGGATAAATAGATGCAAAGATCATATTAGCAACTTTTTCATTTTTTTCAGCTGTAACCTTCATTTTTTGTGATTTTAAATTGATATTAACGTGTTTGTGTATGGTTTCGTGCGGATTTTCAGCCGAAGCGACTTTCACTTTGGATGAGCCACTTGTGGCGAAAAATCCGATGGGAAAAAGGAGCGAGGCTGTGTCTCGCTATTTTTCCAAGTAAACCATTCAGTTTGTTTAAAGATATAAATTTAAATTGAAGTTCGTGTTTTAGCATGAACTATACACGTTGTTGTAAGGCGTTATTTATTCGATTCGTAAATTCAACTTTCTTGTCAACGAACAATGCTAAATTCTTGTATTTACGTTTAATTCCATATAATCCTGTCAGTTTGTTTTCTTGCTTTAATCTGATAATGATATTGTGGCTTTCTAATTCTCCTAAAAATGATAGTTTCCATGTTTCTTTGTTCAATTCAATATCTTTTGACGAAATCTCAATGCTGTCGATACTTTTTAAATCGATAGTTGTTTCGTTCATTATTCCATATCTAAGGTATAGTTTATCATCTTTAATTAATATTGGTCTTTTAGACATTGATTTTAGAAATCCAAGAAGCTGAATTCCAGAATAGATACTTAAAAAAGTTAAAATCCAAGCAACCATAACATTCCATTTTTGAAGTAGAATATGTAAAACAACAGTTTCAACAACAACAATGAAAATGATTGCAATGAGTAGTGAAATTGTTCCACTATCTTTGTGGTAAGAGAATTCATTTTCATTCAGTTTTCTTTTTTTCCAATAAATAAATCCATAGTAAAAAACAGCAATTTCTGTCACTACAGGAATAACTACTCTTTTTGGAAGTATTTCGTAACAAGTGTTTTTTAGTGTCGTGTAAAAGTCAACTTCATCACTTTTATTTACTTTATATCTCTTTATTGCTTTTGTAACATTATAAATGATATATGACACAATCGATAACTCAATTACTGGAAACATCCAAGTCTTAAATAGGTCGAGATAATATTGATTTTCTATCGGAAGTATTGTGGAACAGACTACAATCCCAATAATCAAAAAAGGCACGACCGTTGTCTTTGGAATACTCGTTTTTCTGATAAGCATAAAGTAGATGATAGGAACTGTCAATAATAGGTCGAACGTAATTCCAATCGAGAGTATATTTGGGTTTCTTATAAAAATCGATGATTTCGCTAGGATTATCATCATTCCAATAATCAATATTGGTATTCCAAATATTATTAGATTTTTATGAAGGTTTAATGTTTTGTTCATAGGTTTGTTTTAATGCCTTACGTGTTCGTGTATGGTTAGTTGCGTTGGCTGGAACTAAGTTAGCAAAAGAAAACGAACCAGAGGAAAATCCGTAGGATTTTCCGAGTACACACAGACTTAGCAATTAATTATACACGTTGTTGTGTGTAGTAATTTTTTATGTTCTGATTATAATTTATTCACTAACGTTTTCAAATGCGTCAGCTATAAAAAATTTAAGACTACCAGCAAAAAAAGTCAATTTACTTGCAGGAACTTTAATTCCTTCAACATTAATTTCCCCATCGAACAATACTATTAATCCTTCTTTTGCTTCACCCCAACCATTATCAAAATGAACAGCATGGATTTTATAATCCTCATCAGGAATTACGTATAAAGTGATTTGAATTCCATAGTAACCATGCTCAAAATGATTTGGGTATTCCGTAAATGTGATTGAATTACATTGTTTTCCAAATAAATATTTTTTTCCAACCCCTTCAAGTGGCAGTGCTCCAGCTTTTTTAAGTGCTAGTGGAATGCTAAAATGAAATGTATGATGTTCTTTATAGGTTTGGGCATAGTATTCAGATAAACTGTACGGATATTTTTGATATTTCTCAGGAATTTCCTCAGCCTTATAATTTTTTCCATTTATTGTAAAGAAAGATTTTCCATTTTCAACTCCTTTTATGTAAATTCCATCTTTACGATTTCTAACACATCTATAAACATTCGTATTATTATTTATGGATATTTCCTGTGGCGTGAGGTTTCCATTCATTAGTGAGGTCATATGCATTTTACCAGAAAACTTATCCCAAATTCCATTGCTATCATAATATTTGACAGTTTTTTCAAAAATTTGTTGGGAAGATAGTTCTTCACTTGATTGAGCAAAGGTAAATTGTTGTACTATCAGAAAAGTAAACACAAATGATATGAAAATTTTCGGTCTGTGAATTGAAAAGCTTGTTAAATTCATAATTCAATGTGTTTCAATGTTTTATTTTTGTCTTATTACACACAACAACTGTATAACCGCATTGCGGTTATATCCGTTATAGTTGCAATATACTTATTTAATTTAATGGCTATGCCTAGAAGCATTACTATTTGGGCTTTTGTTTGGCAATGGTAAAAAGTTATCCGTTTGTTAACCGTTAAAAGCGGATAATTTAAAAATGCTCATTTATAAGTAGTTAAGTAAAATAAAAAGGTAATTTTAAAGAAATAAACTAAATAATATTCACTTCCGCCTCAATAGCAATTCCAAATTTAGCTAAAACTGTTTTCTGGATTAATTTAGATAGTTCATATACTTCTTTTCCGGTAGCATTGCCATAATTTACCAACACCAAAGCTTGGTTTTTATGACTTCCAGTATTACCAATCCGTTTGCCTTTAAACCCACATTGTTCTACCAACCAACCGGCTGGTACTTTAATTTCTGTTTCTGAGACTTTGTAGTGCGGTGCATTGGTAAATTTTTCTTGTAATTCTTTAAATTCACTACTAGAAATAACGGGGTTTTTAAAAAAACTACCGCTATTGCCCAATATGGCAGGGTCAGGCAATTTGCTTTGCCGTATGGTAATTACTGCATCAGAAATATTTTTTAGGGTAGGTGTTGTAATTCCATTTTTTTCTAGTTCTGATTGTATAGCACCATAAGAACTGTTTAATATGTGCTTGTTTTTAGTAAGTCTAAAAAACACATTGGTTATAATATATTTTCCTTTCCATTCATTTTTAAAAACGGAATTTCGATAGCCAAATTCACATTCAGTATTACTAAAAGTTTTGGTGTTACCCGTTGCAATTTCAACAGCTTCAACTGAAATGCAGGTGTCTTTTAGTTCAACACCATAAGCACCAATATTTTGTATTGGAGCCGTACCTACGTTTCCAGGAATTAGTGACATGTTTTCTACACCTCCAAAATCGTTATTGATGCACCACAATACAAATTGATGCCAGTTTTCGCCCGCAGCAGCTTTTACAATAACATGGTTGTCGTTTTCTTCAACAATTTCAATGCCCTTAAAGGCAATATGTACAACTAATTTTTCAATATCTTTGGTCAATAAGATATTACTGCCGCCACCTAGTACAAAAAAATCTTTTTGTTGTTTTAGAAGTTGCTTTAACTCATCAATAGAAGTTATCGCTATAAATTGTTTGGCGTTAACATCAATTCCAAAGGTATTATACGGTTTTAAAGAGATATTATTTTGAATGTGCATTAGTCTGTATAAACTTTTAGAGCTTCTTTTAAGATATTGACTGATTGTACCAAACTTTCTTTGTTCAATACATAGGCTATTCTAACTTGGTTTAATCCTACACCAGGGGTAGAGTAGAAGCCACCTGCCGGAGCCACCATAATAGTTTCTCCGTTTACATCAAAATCCTCCAACAACCATTGGGCAAAATTATCTGTATTCTTTACGGGCAATTCAACTATACAATAAAATGCACCTTTGGGCGTACCTACTTTTACACCTTCAATTTTTCGTAGTTCAGCAATCAATGTATTTCGCCGATCCACATATTCAGCAATTACATCATCAAAATAACGTTGAGGAGTTTCTAAAGCAGCCTCGCTTGCAATTTGTGCCAACGTAGGCGGACTCAATCTGGCTTGTGCAAATTTTAACGCTGTTTCTATCACGGATTTATTTTTAGAGACCATACAGCCAATTCTTGCACCGCACATGCTATAACGTTTAGAAACGGAATCAATTACAATAGCATTTTCTTCTAAACCTTCTTCTTGCAGAATTGAATAATGCTCCAAGCTATCGTAAGTAAATTCTCTATATACTTCATCTGCAATTAAAAATAAATCGTGCTTTTTAACAATTGCGGCTAACTTTTTAATTTCTTCTTTAGAATATAAATATCCTGTTGGATTGCCTGGGTTACATATTAAAATGGCTTTGGTTTTTGAAGTAATCAATTTCTCAAATTCTTCAATTGGTGGTAGAGCAAAATTATCGTCAATTTTAGAAACCACTGGTACAATATTTACACTAGAAGCGGTTGAAAATCCGTTGTAATTTGCATAAAAAGGCTCGGGAATTATTACTTCGTCATCAGCATCCATAATACTTCCAAAAGCAAAAAGTAAGGCTTCACTACCGCCCGTGGTTACAATAATATCATTGTGTTTTACATTGATTTCATTTTTTGCATAATAATTGGCAATTTTTTCACGATAAACCTCTGAGCCCTCAGATCTAGAATATGCTAAAATATCTAGCGTACTATTTTTAACAGCTTCTAAAGCTATTTCTGGAGTTTTTATATCGGGCTGACCAATGTTTAAGTGGTATATTTTTTTCCCTTCTTTAAGGGCTTTTTCAGAAAATGGCACCAATTTTCTAATTGGTGATTGTGGCATTAATTTTCCTTTTTTTGATACGGACGGCATGAATGGTGTTTAAAAGTATTAGAAACACAAAATTGCGAAATTTTATTCACTTTTTATAAGAGAACATGAATTATTAAAGTAGGTTTTTCAAAATCTTAAAAAGTTAAAATTTCATAAAAAAGTACAACATATTAAATAATTTACTAAATTTAGATACGTTTAAATAGAGAGTACACTTTTGAAAGCCAGGTTTTTACATATTATTTTACTACTGTTCTTATACGTAAACAGTTATGCCCAAGACAAATTTAATATTTTAGGTAATAAGGATAGCTATGCGGTGTCCTTTAAAATGATTAACAATTTAATTGTTATCCCTATTGAGGTAAATGGCGAAAAGCTTAATTTTTTATTAGACACTGGTATCGATAATTCTTTGCTCATAAATTTAAAGTTAAAGGATTCATTAAACTTAAAGAACGTTGAAGAAGTTCGGTTGAGAGGTTTGGGTGAGGGAGAACATATTTATGCTATAAAGTCTAAAAACAACTCTTTTAAACTGGGTAAAATTTTTAACAACAATCATATGGTGTATGCCATACATAGTGAAGATTTAGATCTTTCTTCACGATTGGGTATTGATGTTAACGGTATTATTGGGGGTGATTTGTTTAGAGATTTTATTGTGGAGATAAATTATACTTCCAAACGTGTAAAGTTTTATAATCCAGATACTTATAAATATAAAGATTGTAAACGATGTGAAGATTTTGACATTCATTTTTATAAAAACAAACCTTACATATATGCTACCGTAGATGTTGAAAAGGAAATACCAGTTAAATTATTGATAGACTCTGGAGGCAGTGATGCTCTGTGGCTCTTTGACAAGTCTAGTTTAGATATTTCAGTTCCGGAAAGACATTTTAATGATTATTTAGGTAGAGGTTTGAGTGGTAATGTTTATGGCAAGCGAAGCAAGATTAAAAAAATAATGCTAGGCAGTTATATACTAGAAGATGCTAATGTTGCTTATCCTGATTTTAATTCCATAGAAAAAGCATATAAACATGAAGGAAGAAATGGCTCAATAGGTTCTGAAGTTTTAAAACGATTTAGAATAGTTTATGATTATCCTAACAAAAGATTAACCATTAAAAAACCGTCAAAATATTTTAATGACCCTTTTTTATATAATATGAGCGGTGTAGAGTTGGCACATAACGGAAGTGTTTTGGTAGGTGAAAGACAAAAACGCATGGCAAGCCAATTAGGTGGAGGCAACGAAAGTGAACAATCAACTGTACAATTAGTGTATAGCTTGGTTTATGCATTA from Aureibaculum sp. 2308TA14-22 includes:
- a CDS encoding S41 family peptidase, translated to MQELPVIMKNPWKYILIFFLIFNAFTFYAQKSETELTLDKIIEHAEKNSLHRKSVDWNSLKKEIYSLAKNADSVSQLKPALNLMLKKLNDTHGRVFHNNQFLSYYSGEKKEHRKNIDWDIYSEIQTAKVYEFKSQIIKDSIGYVRIVGLPMGDNQKMSNDIQNAVCKLVEKGAKKWIIDLRFNGGGNMFPMVEGLADIIGDGIVGGTKGVTEDESSVWKIKNGDFYYDEQNVAIENKCTATKIQKIAVLTSVYTASSGEALAVILKKRPKTRFFGNKTMGKVTATDWKQIDSLTAMSISVSYYKDREGNIYDQYVDVDETIAFEPKIEFEKDNGINRAVQWLNSKNIE
- a CDS encoding DUF2200 domain-containing protein, translated to MKVTAEKNEKVANMIFASIYPLYWNRLEKHGRTKEEFHQVIEWFTGFNEKKLQSLIEEKVTFRTFFEKAKIHPNAHLIKGVVCGYRIEEIEDEFELYKQCRQMEKLIDELAKGRKMEKILREEKK
- a CDS encoding DUF6503 family protein, with the translated sequence MNLTSFSIHRPKIFISFVFTFLIVQQFTFAQSSEELSSQQIFEKTVKYYDSNGIWDKFSGKMHMTSLMNGNLTPQEISINNNTNVYRCVRNRKDGIYIKGVENGKSFFTINGKNYKAEEIPEKYQKYPYSLSEYYAQTYKEHHTFHFSIPLALKKAGALPLEGVGKKYLFGKQCNSITFTEYPNHFEHGYYGIQITLYVIPDEDYKIHAVHFDNGWGEAKEGLIVLFDGEINVEGIKVPASKLTFFAGSLKFFIADAFENVSE
- the murB gene encoding UDP-N-acetylmuramate dehydrogenase, encoding MHIQNNISLKPYNTFGIDVNAKQFIAITSIDELKQLLKQQKDFFVLGGGSNILLTKDIEKLVVHIAFKGIEIVEENDNHVIVKAAAGENWHQFVLWCINNDFGGVENMSLIPGNVGTAPIQNIGAYGVELKDTCISVEAVEIATGNTKTFSNTECEFGYRNSVFKNEWKGKYIITNVFFRLTKNKHILNSSYGAIQSELEKNGITTPTLKNISDAVITIRQSKLPDPAILGNSGSFFKNPVISSSEFKELQEKFTNAPHYKVSETEIKVPAGWLVEQCGFKGKRIGNTGSHKNQALVLVNYGNATGKEVYELSKLIQKTVLAKFGIAIEAEVNII
- a CDS encoding pyridoxal phosphate-dependent aminotransferase, which produces MPSVSKKGKLMPQSPIRKLVPFSEKALKEGKKIYHLNIGQPDIKTPEIALEAVKNSTLDILAYSRSEGSEVYREKIANYYAKNEINVKHNDIIVTTGGSEALLFAFGSIMDADDEVIIPEPFYANYNGFSTASSVNIVPVVSKIDDNFALPPIEEFEKLITSKTKAILICNPGNPTGYLYSKEEIKKLAAIVKKHDLFLIADEVYREFTYDSLEHYSILQEEGLEENAIVIDSVSKRYSMCGARIGCMVSKNKSVIETALKFAQARLSPPTLAQIASEAALETPQRYFDDVIAEYVDRRNTLIAELRKIEGVKVGTPKGAFYCIVELPVKNTDNFAQWLLEDFDVNGETIMVAPAGGFYSTPGVGLNQVRIAYVLNKESLVQSVNILKEALKVYTD
- a CDS encoding aspartyl protease family protein — protein: MKARFLHIILLLFLYVNSYAQDKFNILGNKDSYAVSFKMINNLIVIPIEVNGEKLNFLLDTGIDNSLLINLKLKDSLNLKNVEEVRLRGLGEGEHIYAIKSKNNSFKLGKIFNNNHMVYAIHSEDLDLSSRLGIDVNGIIGGDLFRDFIVEINYTSKRVKFYNPDTYKYKDCKRCEDFDIHFYKNKPYIYATVDVEKEIPVKLLIDSGGSDALWLFDKSSLDISVPERHFNDYLGRGLSGNVYGKRSKIKKIMLGSYILEDANVAYPDFNSIEKAYKHEGRNGSIGSEVLKRFRIVYDYPNKRLTIKKPSKYFNDPFLYNMSGVELAHNGSVLVGERQKRMASQLGGGNESEQSTVQLVYSLVYALKPSYKIAEIREDSPAEKAGLLKGDIVKKINGRPAYEYKLQDITYLFSSKEGKKVKLEIERDGVKMQYDFKLKKLL